Sequence from the Polypterus senegalus isolate Bchr_013 chromosome 3, ASM1683550v1, whole genome shotgun sequence genome:
cagcagcactgagtgcaaagCAGGGTGCAAGTCCAACCCAGCGCTTCCACACTGGGAACAGTTTAACACAAAAGCCTTTAGGGATACAGGAAAAAAAGtaaagtacataaataaaagCTCCACACTGACAAGGAGAGGACAGACACAGAGGAAGACCAGGCATGAAATTCAAAACTAGAATGCTGAATTCATGACAAAACAGAACTAACCCCTGCACTAtcataaaaaacaataacattttaaggattaaattatttaaaacagcGTGTAATGTTTAAcatatgaattattattacattacaaATTGCAAAAGAATTATAATTTTCTGGCAGCAATAGCTAAATATTccttaaaattataataaaaatactaaCTTATAACTATAAATCTAACTATTTTTTACAGCACCCTTTATCAGTGAAAACAATCCCATGGTGGTTGTGTAAAAAATCTCTTAAATATGACACAGAGAACAACTGGTGATGACTTGTGATATTCTTGTTGACATCTTAATTCCTTTAGACACTGTCTGCCTATGGAGCAATGATAATGGAGAAGATAgataaaatatcaattaataatatatacagtgcatacagTACATAGATAATACAGTTTTATGAAACACATTTTGGAAAAAGTACCCAAAACTATAGGAGTTTTATTATGTTGTAACTAGCAGCAGGAGAATGgaaattaaataagaatttaCTTTTATTGAATTAAATGTCTTAAGTACTGCACTGGATGGTTTTCCTTCTTAACAGAAAAGAAATATCAATGGAtcagtaaaaaagaaatatgatactaatgtgcattttgttttcttatagaATTAGAGTGGGATTAATACCCGAAAACACCTGGAAGCTGCATGAAAGAATGAACTCAACCATGATAATCATGGAAGCTCTGGAATATTGCTTCGAAAATGTGAACAAGTCTTGCATTAAAGCTTCCAGATCCCTTGGCCTTAGAgtagttttatattttgtttttgtttcaactgtACTGATCACAATCTGTGGAAACATCTTTGTAATTATTTCGATCTCTCACTTTAAACAGCTACATTCACCAAATaattttcttgttctttctttAGCAACTGCTGACCTTCTGCTTGGATTAATTGTACTTCCCATTAGTATGGTACGAATGGTGGAAACCTGTTGGTATTTGGGCCCCTTCTTGTGTAGATTACATACCTGTATAGATATGCTTCTTAGTACAAGttcaatttttcatttatgttttatttcaattgATCGTTACTATGCAGTCTGTGATCCACTTCATTATGCCAACAAAATCAGCAATAATGTAATTTGTCTGTTCATTGCCTCAGCATGGATCATACCAGCTATCTATAGTTTAAGTTTAATTTACACCAAATCTAATGATGAAGGTCTCAAAGATTTGGTGGACATTTTGTCATGTGATGGTGGTTGCttacttctttttaataaattatggGCTTTGCTTGATGCAATGGTATTTTTTGGGCCTTGTTTTGTAATGATAGCAATATATGTTCACATTTTCAAAGTTGCTAAAAAACAGGCCTGTAAAATACAGCTTATGGAGGAGAAAATAAACTCTTTGGAAGAACATAAAAGCAAAGAATCTAAAAGAAACAGAGAACAAAAAGCTGCTAAAACACTTGGAATAGTTATGGgagtttttttattatgttggttACCTTACTTTACTGACACCGCTGTGGATGCCTATGTTAGTTTTTCAACTCCGTCTGTTGTATTTGATAGCCTAATCTGGTTAGGTTATATTAATTCTGCATTTAATCCATTAATATATGCTTTCTTCTACCCTTGGTTTCGAAAGGCCCTAAAACTTAtaattacatgtaaaatattttgttccAATTCATCTAATATTAAATTGTATAGAGACTGAAATGTGAAATTGCCTTCAATGAAtgtatattttagatttttatgttaaatttaagaaatgaagaaaacaaatgggcggcatggtggcagagtgggtagtgctgctgcctcgcagttagcggACCCGGGCTCActtctggagtttgcatgttctcccaatgtctgcgtggctttcctctgggtactctggtttcctcccataattcaaagacatgcaggttaggtgcattggcgattctaaattgtccctagtgggtgtgtgtgtgccctgcagtgggatggcgccctgcccagggtttgtttcctgccttgcaacctgtgttggctgggattagctccagcagacccccgtggccctgtagttaggatatagcggcttggataatggatggatgaaagaaaacaaactggAAATGTTTTATGATAGTACATCTGCTATATTACTCATATACTATTACGAACAAAACATTAGCAAAAGCTTCCTTTGGTCTTTATTCAACTTTCAAAGAATCAGTAAAGTGATGTTTCATCGATACACAATGTGGCATGTGAAGAGTGTTTGCTACGCTGGTAAA
This genomic interval carries:
- the LOC120526797 gene encoding trace amine-associated receptor 8a-like produces the protein MNSTMIIMEALEYCFENVNKSCIKASRSLGLRVVLYFVFVSTVLITICGNIFVIISISHFKQLHSPNNFLVLSLATADLLLGLIVLPISMVRMVETCWYLGPFLCRLHTCIDMLLSTSSIFHLCFISIDRYYAVCDPLHYANKISNNVICLFIASAWIIPAIYSLSLIYTKSNDEGLKDLVDILSCDGGCLLLFNKLWALLDAMVFFGPCFVMIAIYVHIFKVAKKQACKIQLMEEKINSLEEHKSKESKRNREQKAAKTLGIVMGVFLLCWLPYFTDTAVDAYVSFSTPSVVFDSLIWLGYINSAFNPLIYAFFYPWFRKALKLIITCKIFCSNSSNIKLYRD